From the genome of Haemophilus parainfluenzae, one region includes:
- a CDS encoding Fe(3+) dicitrate ABC transporter substrate-binding protein produces MKKLFKTTLASALLMVSAFASAVTVKDAKGEFTLDKTPSRVVVLEYSFVDALAQVGVSPVGVADDNKIDRILPQVREKIAAWQSVGTRSQPSLEVIASLKPDLIIADPSRHTAVFEELKKIAPTVMFDSRHESYQENLETAQKIGDLVGKSAEMKAKINEHNDYIANIAKNLGVQGKKASFGTSREDKFNIQNDNGYVGSFLTTLGFAPTKLNSDQAFVEINLEQLVMEKPEYLFIAHYRDESIARKWEAEPLWKAIPAVKANHVYSVDADMWARGRGLEASKIMAKQIEGFVKQK; encoded by the coding sequence ATGAAAAAATTATTCAAAACTACTTTAGCTTCCGCATTATTAATGGTATCCGCATTCGCTAGCGCCGTGACGGTTAAAGATGCGAAAGGTGAATTTACCCTTGATAAAACCCCAAGCCGTGTTGTGGTATTGGAATATTCTTTTGTGGATGCTTTAGCCCAAGTCGGTGTAAGCCCAGTAGGTGTGGCTGACGACAACAAAATCGATCGTATTTTGCCGCAAGTGCGCGAAAAAATTGCTGCATGGCAATCCGTTGGCACGCGTTCTCAACCGAGTCTTGAAGTGATTGCTTCTCTCAAACCCGATTTAATTATTGCTGATCCATCTCGCCATACTGCAGTATTTGAAGAATTGAAAAAAATTGCGCCAACGGTGATGTTTGATTCCCGTCATGAAAGCTACCAAGAAAATCTTGAAACTGCGCAGAAAATTGGTGATTTAGTCGGTAAAAGCGCTGAAATGAAAGCGAAGATCAATGAACATAATGATTACATTGCCAACATCGCAAAAAATTTAGGTGTACAAGGCAAAAAAGCCTCATTTGGTACTTCCCGAGAAGATAAATTTAATATCCAAAATGACAATGGCTATGTGGGTAGTTTCTTAACGACATTAGGTTTTGCGCCAACTAAACTCAATAGCGATCAAGCTTTCGTAGAAATCAACCTTGAACAATTAGTAATGGAAAAACCGGAATACTTGTTCATTGCCCATTATCGTGATGAAAGCATTGCCCGCAAATGGGAAGCTGAGCCACTTTGGAAAGCTATTCCTGCCGTAAAAGCAAACCATGTTTACAGCGTTGACGCTGACATGTGGGCTCGCGGTCGTGGCTTAGAAGCGAGCAAAATTATGGCAAAACAAATTGAAGGTTTCGTGAAACAAAAATAA
- the fecC gene encoding iron-dicitrate ABC transporter permease FecC has protein sequence MMKSTFRWGLPLIILAFLLWGSLFLYYPIEIRPLAALQAFLPDGDEIAKITVTDLRLPRALVGMILGANLAVAGALLQTITRNPLASPTLLSVNSGASLAMVTASAFSPLILSGYSIALVASIGGGLSWFVVMLISNGWKDNSGDRSRVILAGIAVSLLCAALTKLVLIIAEDHAFGIMSWLAGGIAHARWNELLTLFPFFILTALFCLLFASRLNLLNLSDESARSLGINLFRLRWYANIMALLIVGSSVSVAGPVAFIGLLVPHLARYWIGYDLRKSLPMAMLLGAILMLSADTIARAVNFPSEVPAGAVLALIGAPVFVLFARGRH, from the coding sequence ATGATGAAGTCCACTTTCCGTTGGGGACTTCCCCTTATCATTCTGGCTTTCCTATTATGGGGAAGCCTGTTTTTGTATTATCCCATCGAAATTCGACCGCTTGCAGCGTTACAAGCGTTCCTCCCCGATGGCGATGAAATTGCCAAAATTACGGTAACCGATTTACGCCTACCGCGCGCATTAGTTGGCATGATTTTAGGTGCCAATCTTGCGGTGGCGGGGGCGTTGTTACAAACCATTACGCGCAACCCGCTTGCTTCACCTACGCTACTCAGCGTGAACTCTGGAGCTAGTCTTGCCATGGTAACCGCCAGTGCGTTTAGCCCCTTGATTCTTTCTGGTTATAGCATTGCCTTAGTGGCTAGTATCGGCGGCGGTCTGAGTTGGTTTGTGGTGATGCTGATCAGCAACGGATGGAAAGATAATAGTGGAGATCGTAGCCGAGTGATTTTAGCGGGGATTGCCGTATCACTACTTTGTGCCGCGCTCACGAAATTGGTGCTCATTATCGCGGAAGATCATGCCTTCGGTATTATGAGCTGGCTAGCTGGCGGCATTGCACATGCCCGTTGGAATGAATTATTGACGTTATTTCCGTTCTTTATTTTGACCGCACTTTTCTGCCTGCTTTTTGCCAGTCGTTTGAATTTACTCAATTTAAGTGATGAATCCGCTCGTTCGCTAGGTATCAATCTCTTCCGTTTACGTTGGTACGCTAACATCATGGCGTTATTGATTGTGGGCTCCAGCGTAAGTGTTGCCGGCCCTGTTGCGTTTATTGGCTTACTCGTGCCACATCTTGCCCGCTATTGGATTGGTTATGACTTGCGAAAATCACTCCCTATGGCGATGTTACTCGGCGCAATTTTAATGCTCTCTGCAGATACCATTGCCCGAGCGGTCAACTTCCCTAGCGAAGTGCCTGCTGGTGCGGTGCTTGCCTTAATCGGTGCCCCAGTCTTTGTATTATTTGCCAGAGGAAGACACTAA